The following are from one region of the Paraglaciecola sp. L1A13 genome:
- a CDS encoding DNA cytosine methyltransferase: MESNIKNLISTGTYIDLFSGCGGFSLGLGNAGWKGIFAVEKDPMAFDTFRYNLIDGDKYSHFDWPDWLPKKATTIQTLLEDYIDSLKALKGKVDLIAGGPPCQGFSLAGRRNSSDPRNQLSEQYIKMVKIVSPKYLVLENVRGFNATFKDSKGIAEKQPYSMVVKAKLEKLGYKVFTDYVHSEKYGVPQKRTRFIMIGIRKDICKLDVDPFVVLESLRHDFLKSKKLPKTPISVKAAISDLEHIGANKVYHSGNENTGFKKLDYVLPDKLTTFQKAMRKGINGSKPNGLRIARHRGTTVEKFEYIQQVCRPGLGLTAEQKKVIGMKKQVISVLDPSQPSRTLTTLPDDLLHYSEPRILTVRENARIQSFPDDFKFQGKYTTGGHRRTQECPRYTQVGNAVPPLLGEVLGLTLKKVDLNS, encoded by the coding sequence GTGGAATCTAATATTAAAAATTTGATATCAACAGGGACATATATTGACCTTTTTTCTGGATGTGGTGGATTTTCCTTAGGCCTTGGTAATGCTGGCTGGAAAGGAATATTTGCTGTTGAAAAAGACCCTATGGCTTTTGATACTTTTAGGTATAATTTAATCGATGGCGATAAATATAGCCATTTTGATTGGCCCGATTGGCTGCCCAAAAAAGCAACTACCATTCAAACTCTACTTGAAGACTATATCGACTCTCTGAAAGCGTTAAAGGGAAAAGTCGATTTGATTGCAGGTGGTCCACCGTGCCAAGGTTTTTCTCTTGCTGGGCGAAGAAATTCTTCAGACCCAAGAAATCAGCTTTCTGAGCAATACATCAAAATGGTAAAAATCGTAAGCCCCAAATATTTGGTGCTTGAAAATGTACGTGGCTTTAACGCGACATTTAAAGACTCTAAGGGTATAGCTGAAAAACAACCGTACTCGATGGTCGTTAAAGCTAAGCTAGAAAAGCTTGGTTATAAAGTTTTTACCGATTATGTGCATAGTGAAAAGTATGGTGTACCTCAAAAACGTACCCGTTTTATTATGATTGGTATTAGAAAAGACATTTGTAAACTTGATGTTGACCCTTTTGTAGTGCTTGAGTCATTGAGACACGACTTCCTTAAGAGTAAGAAATTACCTAAAACACCTATTTCTGTTAAAGCTGCAATAAGTGACCTTGAACACATTGGAGCTAATAAAGTTTATCATTCAGGAAATGAGAATACAGGTTTTAAAAAATTAGATTATGTACTTCCTGATAAATTGACAACGTTTCAAAAGGCGATGAGAAAAGGCATTAATGGCTCTAAACCAAATGGTTTGAGGATCGCTAGGCACCGGGGCACCACAGTTGAAAAATTTGAATATATTCAGCAAGTATGCCGACCTGGATTAGGATTAACTGCTGAGCAAAAAAAAGTAATTGGCATGAAAAAACAAGTAATAAGTGTTTTAGACCCATCTCAACCTTCTAGAACTTTGACCACTTTACCTGATGACTTGTTACATTATTCTGAACCTAGAATCTTAACTGTTCGTGAAAATGCAAGGATACAGTCCTTTCCAGATGACTTTAAATTTCAAGGGAAATATACAACTGGCGGTCATAGAAGAACTCAAGAATGTCCTAGATATACTCAGGTAGGAAATGCTGTCCCGCCTTTATTAGGGGAAGTATTAGGACTGACACTAAAGAAAGTTGATTTAAATTCATAA
- a CDS encoding CU044_2847 family protein has protein sequence MTQFVKLELDNNKTIFIEATEDVLIEKQEEGEVFASTEDRINNVTANLKEALSPVSGLVSAAVESIKDVAVAPDSIEVEFGLKFSADANVIVSKVSGEVTLKIKAVWKNNDK, from the coding sequence ATGACGCAATTCGTTAAGCTTGAACTAGACAATAATAAGACTATCTTCATTGAGGCGACAGAGGATGTCTTAATAGAAAAACAAGAGGAAGGTGAAGTATTTGCTTCCACTGAAGATCGGATAAACAATGTTACAGCTAATTTGAAAGAAGCTCTTTCACCTGTTTCGGGATTGGTTAGTGCTGCCGTTGAATCTATTAAGGATGTTGCTGTTGCTCCAGATTCTATTGAAGTTGAATTTGGCTTGAAATTTAGCGCTGACGCAAATGTTATCGTTAGTAAGGTTAGTGGAGAAGTTACTCTAAAAATCAAAGCTGTCTGGAAGAACAACGATAAATGA
- a CDS encoding NACHT domain-containing NTPase, translating into MSSLASITVKITKSNGEISGQGWLISNKKIVTCAHVINHSLNRKEYCDVKPTEKDLVTVHYRSSPNSIEMEKVICKVAKWLEPKKNEQGFYSGDVAVLVPCSQGIELELEHDILQVWSEPIAKEHFSTLAFLPTHGRGLSCDGVVGELIGDRFELKPNSLEQAPRQGYSGSPVISNKKVIGIVGSTNKDGKVAYAIPVSAFYGLNIDLIQETKAEQHFDHMKLLLRKLKSKDQRNEASDFELRLNERTNTSLGFINMMVPQLDNYGPNDLTAKQFYSRLQYPNLIRIAASGGSGKSHFLLDLVRNLAHSDCAVFWLNLAKTPNVFEGYENLFDETALNSKFEELKIIKKCKPSAQIYVIADGLNEKQTNKRKVLGCLEKLYNQRSVTVIVGDRLSENLESSEFKQYTMAPLSKSIIASSLNSSSADEKLDTNWEKLLSSPFFLSIYINLSLEKKTHAQYRHELMREYFLNHVFTENKSDETKNKSILAAAKVAYNMYKEHKSPIALEDKWNEAGLDNELMDLLKESGTLIKDDKDYLGFQHQLFHDWLAALHVAENNKLWEKKHFDYISIKKLSIESIIFASEITQKSGKITDFLVALYDWDYRYVLRILADFDSKFDAIPNHIELEFRDAIFALNALRASDIFEHTRQGIKEYLDCYQLMGNSLEINFDSSPDEIICAYKKRYACKPLTNGRMGKFRSVFLSDKIETLKENEQITLMNALLEDPVIGWTASNILRLQTLTSENVLYIIAIFNSMHVYDIKNKQSIIGIRWRIVHLLGSASRHNLARDKLLEVLFDKEEYEWVRFGAARSLMEQASSTKSTEICSEIINQITRNFSSIDSRLIRAEILNTTKLASGVISSSKWKDLVFELVKNGYECLESDSSSEKKNWGKRLNELNS; encoded by the coding sequence ATGAGCTCCCTTGCCAGCATAACCGTTAAAATAACGAAATCAAATGGTGAAATCTCTGGCCAAGGGTGGCTAATTTCAAACAAGAAAATAGTCACTTGCGCGCACGTTATCAATCACTCTTTGAATCGAAAGGAATATTGTGACGTTAAACCGACAGAAAAAGATTTGGTGACAGTGCATTACCGCAGTTCACCTAATTCAATCGAAATGGAAAAGGTAATTTGCAAGGTTGCAAAATGGTTGGAACCGAAGAAAAATGAACAAGGATTTTATAGCGGTGATGTTGCGGTATTGGTGCCATGTTCACAAGGTATTGAGCTTGAGCTTGAGCATGATATATTGCAGGTGTGGTCTGAACCAATAGCAAAAGAACACTTCTCAACTTTGGCGTTTTTACCCACACATGGTCGAGGTCTTTCATGCGACGGAGTCGTAGGTGAATTAATTGGAGATCGATTTGAGCTTAAACCTAATAGTTTAGAGCAAGCTCCACGTCAGGGGTATAGCGGTAGCCCTGTGATATCGAATAAAAAGGTAATTGGTATCGTTGGGTCAACTAATAAGGATGGCAAGGTTGCATATGCAATACCCGTGAGTGCGTTTTATGGGTTGAATATTGACTTGATTCAAGAAACTAAAGCTGAACAACATTTTGATCATATGAAGTTGCTTTTAAGGAAATTGAAAAGTAAAGATCAAAGAAATGAAGCAAGTGATTTTGAACTTCGTTTAAATGAACGAACTAATACATCTTTAGGCTTCATAAATATGATGGTCCCACAGTTGGATAATTATGGTCCTAATGATTTAACAGCAAAACAGTTTTATTCGAGACTTCAATATCCTAATTTAATTAGAATTGCAGCTTCAGGTGGCAGTGGAAAGTCACACTTCCTTCTTGATCTTGTGCGCAATTTAGCTCATTCCGATTGTGCTGTTTTTTGGTTAAACTTGGCGAAAACCCCAAATGTTTTCGAAGGTTATGAAAATTTATTTGATGAAACAGCATTAAACTCTAAATTTGAAGAACTTAAAATAATTAAAAAATGTAAACCCTCCGCGCAAATTTATGTAATAGCAGATGGGTTGAACGAGAAGCAGACTAATAAGAGAAAGGTTCTTGGATGTTTGGAAAAGTTGTATAATCAACGATCAGTAACGGTAATCGTTGGAGACAGGCTTTCAGAAAATTTAGAAAGTTCAGAATTTAAACAGTATACAATGGCGCCCTTATCAAAAAGCATAATTGCATCGTCATTAAATAGTTCTTCTGCCGATGAGAAACTGGACACTAATTGGGAGAAATTGCTTAGTAGTCCATTCTTCTTATCAATTTACATTAATCTTTCGTTGGAAAAAAAGACACATGCTCAGTATAGACATGAATTAATGAGAGAGTACTTTTTGAACCATGTGTTTACGGAAAACAAGTCTGATGAGACGAAAAATAAGTCAATACTCGCAGCCGCAAAAGTAGCATATAATATGTATAAGGAACATAAAAGTCCAATTGCGCTAGAAGACAAATGGAATGAGGCGGGATTGGATAATGAATTGATGGATTTATTAAAAGAATCTGGAACTCTTATTAAGGATGATAAAGATTATTTAGGATTTCAGCACCAACTGTTTCACGATTGGCTCGCAGCTCTTCACGTCGCAGAAAATAATAAACTATGGGAGAAGAAGCACTTTGATTATATTTCAATCAAAAAACTCTCCATTGAGTCTATCATTTTCGCTTCTGAAATTACTCAAAAAAGTGGAAAAATAACAGATTTCCTAGTTGCACTTTATGATTGGGACTATCGATATGTCTTGAGGATTTTAGCTGACTTTGATTCTAAGTTTGATGCTATTCCGAACCATATAGAACTTGAATTTAGAGATGCTATCTTTGCGTTGAATGCTTTAAGGGCTTCAGATATCTTTGAGCATACAAGACAGGGTATAAAAGAGTATTTGGATTGTTACCAGTTGATGGGAAACTCATTGGAAATAAACTTTGATAGCTCTCCAGACGAAATTATTTGTGCTTATAAAAAGCGATATGCATGTAAACCTCTAACTAATGGGCGAATGGGTAAGTTTCGTAGTGTATTTTTAAGCGATAAAATAGAAACTTTAAAGGAAAACGAGCAAATTACCTTGATGAATGCACTTTTAGAAGACCCTGTAATTGGTTGGACTGCATCGAATATATTGAGGTTACAAACACTAACTAGCGAAAATGTGCTTTATATAATCGCTATATTCAACTCAATGCATGTGTATGACATTAAAAACAAGCAGTCTATCATTGGTATAAGGTGGCGAATTGTCCATCTTTTGGGTTCTGCTTCTAGGCATAACCTAGCTAGAGATAAATTGTTAGAAGTATTATTTGATAAAGAAGAGTATGAATGGGTAAGGTTTGGTGCAGCTCGAAGTTTGATGGAACAAGCATCTTCAACTAAGAGTACTGAAATATGCTCCGAAATAATTAATCAAATTACTCGAAATTTTTCAAGTATAGATTCGCGACTTATTAGAGCTGAGATATTAAATACAACCAAGTTAGCTTCCGGAGTAATTAGTAGCTCTAAATGGAAGGATCTGGTTTTTGAATTGGTCAAAAACGGTTATGAATGCTTAGAGAGTGATAGCTCTTCTGAGAAAAAAAACTGGGGAAAGAGATTAAATGAGCTTAATTCATAG